In one Streptomyces venezuelae genomic region, the following are encoded:
- a CDS encoding FAD-dependent oxidoreductase, producing the protein MSPDRAAGPRVVVVGAGIVGCSLADELTARGWTDVTVLDQGPLPAPGGSTSHAPGLVFRTGPSKTLTAFAAYTVEKFNSLEVDGLPCFNAVGGLELATTPERWADLHRKAGFAASWGVRAELVGPARCKELWPLIDETLVYGGLYTPEDGLARAVPACRAQMERARARGARFLERHTVTGIEKDGGRVTAVVTDRGTFPADHVVSAAGFWGPVIGRMAGVDVPLLPLAHQYVKTAPLPELAGRNDPRTEASLPILRHQDRDLYFREHTDRIGIGSYAHRPLPVDPFTVPAYDDAEDMPSSYPFTEEDFASSWEDCRQLLPALKAAEVAEGFNGVFSFTPDGMPVLGESRALRGFWLAEAVWVTHSAGVAKAVAEWMVDGRPSLDVHDCELTRFEDAQRSPAYVAERGAQQFVEVYDVLHPLQPMDRPRPLRVSPFQVRQQELGAVFLEGGGWERPHWYEANASLAEGFQGHARDAWAARHWSPVAAAEARTTRERVALYDMTPLRRLEVNGPGALAFLQRMTSNNLAKRPGSVTYTLLLDEAGGIRSDLTVARLAPDRFQVGANSPADLDWLLRHAPDDVHLRDITSGTCCIGVWGPLARALVQPLTRDDFSHEAFGYFKAKETYIGHVPVTAMRLSYVGELGWELYTTADLGLRLWDTLWEAGQTHGVIAAGRSAFNSLRLEKGYRAWGHDMTTEHNPYEAGVGFAVRMNKGDFVGRSALEGLKRPTRKLTALLLDDPAAVVLGKEPVYVDGVPSGYVTSASYGYTLGRCVAYAWLPLLETGTGVHVEYFGEKVPATVAEEPLFDPEMTRIRR; encoded by the coding sequence GTGAGCCCCGACCGGGCCGCAGGGCCCCGCGTGGTCGTCGTCGGCGCCGGCATCGTCGGCTGTTCGCTCGCCGACGAGCTGACCGCCCGCGGCTGGACCGACGTCACCGTCCTCGACCAGGGGCCGCTGCCCGCGCCCGGCGGCTCCACCTCGCACGCGCCCGGCCTCGTCTTCCGGACGGGGCCCTCGAAGACCCTCACCGCGTTCGCCGCGTACACCGTCGAGAAGTTCAACTCCCTGGAAGTGGACGGCCTCCCGTGCTTCAACGCCGTCGGCGGCCTGGAGCTCGCCACCACACCCGAGCGCTGGGCCGACCTGCACCGCAAGGCCGGTTTCGCCGCGTCCTGGGGCGTGCGGGCCGAGCTCGTCGGCCCGGCGCGCTGCAAGGAGCTGTGGCCGCTCATCGACGAGACCCTGGTGTACGGAGGGCTGTACACGCCCGAGGACGGCCTGGCCCGTGCCGTGCCCGCCTGTCGCGCGCAGATGGAACGGGCACGCGCGCGTGGAGCACGTTTTCTCGAACGGCACACCGTGACGGGCATCGAGAAGGACGGTGGCCGTGTCACCGCCGTCGTCACCGACCGCGGCACCTTTCCCGCCGACCACGTCGTCTCGGCCGCCGGGTTCTGGGGGCCGGTGATCGGCCGGATGGCGGGGGTCGACGTCCCCCTCCTGCCGCTCGCCCACCAGTACGTGAAGACCGCGCCCCTGCCCGAGCTCGCGGGCCGCAACGACCCGCGCACCGAGGCTTCCCTGCCGATCCTGCGCCATCAGGACCGCGACCTGTACTTCCGTGAGCACACCGACCGCATCGGCATCGGCTCGTACGCCCACCGCCCGCTGCCCGTCGACCCGTTCACCGTCCCCGCGTACGACGACGCCGAGGACATGCCGTCCTCGTACCCCTTCACCGAGGAGGACTTCGCATCCAGCTGGGAGGACTGCCGGCAGCTCCTCCCCGCGCTGAAGGCGGCGGAGGTCGCGGAAGGCTTCAACGGCGTCTTCTCGTTCACGCCCGACGGCATGCCCGTGCTTGGCGAGTCCCGCGCGCTGCGCGGCTTCTGGCTGGCCGAGGCCGTGTGGGTGACCCACTCGGCGGGCGTCGCCAAGGCGGTCGCCGAGTGGATGGTCGACGGGCGGCCCTCACTCGACGTCCACGACTGCGAGCTGACGCGCTTCGAGGACGCCCAGCGCTCCCCCGCGTATGTGGCGGAGCGCGGCGCGCAGCAGTTCGTCGAGGTGTACGACGTCCTGCACCCGCTCCAGCCGATGGACCGGCCGCGGCCCCTACGGGTCAGCCCCTTCCAGGTGCGCCAGCAGGAGCTGGGCGCGGTCTTCCTGGAGGGCGGCGGCTGGGAGCGCCCGCACTGGTACGAGGCCAACGCCTCGCTGGCCGAAGGATTCCAGGGGCACGCACGAGACGCCTGGGCAGCCCGTCACTGGTCGCCCGTCGCGGCCGCCGAGGCGCGCACCACCCGCGAGCGTGTCGCCCTCTACGACATGACGCCGCTGCGCCGTCTGGAGGTCAACGGGCCCGGCGCCCTCGCCTTCCTGCAGCGCATGACCTCCAACAACCTGGCCAAGAGGCCCGGTTCTGTCACGTACACCCTCCTCCTCGACGAGGCGGGCGGCATCCGCTCCGACCTGACCGTCGCGCGGCTCGCCCCCGACCGTTTCCAGGTGGGCGCCAACTCTCCCGCCGACCTCGACTGGCTGCTCCGCCACGCCCCCGACGACGTGCACCTCAGGGACATCACCTCGGGGACCTGCTGCATCGGTGTGTGGGGGCCCCTGGCCCGCGCCCTCGTCCAGCCGCTCACCCGCGACGACTTCTCTCACGAGGCGTTCGGCTACTTCAAGGCCAAGGAGACCTACATCGGGCACGTCCCGGTGACGGCGATGCGCCTGTCGTACGTCGGTGAACTGGGCTGGGAGCTGTACACCACCGCCGATCTGGGACTCCGGCTCTGGGACACGCTGTGGGAGGCGGGGCAGACGCACGGCGTGATCGCGGCCGGGCGCTCCGCCTTCAACAGCCTGCGCCTGGAGAAGGGGTACCGGGCCTGGGGTCACGACATGACCACCGAACACAACCCCTACGAGGCGGGGGTCGGCTTCGCGGTCCGCATGAACAAGGGCGACTTCGTGGGGCGCTCGGCGCTCGAAGGCCTGAAGCGGCCCACACGGAAGCTCACCGCCCTGCTGCTCGACGACCCCGCCGCGGTCGTCCTCGGCAAGGAACCCGTGTACGTCGACGGCGTCCCCTCCGGGTACGTCACCAGCGCCTCGTACGGGTACACCCTGGGCCGCTGCGTCGCCTACGCCTGGTTGCCGCTCCTGGAGACCGGCACCGGCGTCCACGTCGAGTACTTCGGCGAGAAGGTTCCCGCGACGGTCGCCGAAGAGCCCCTGTTCGACCCGGAGATGACCCGCATCCGCCGCTAG
- a CDS encoding S-(hydroxymethyl)mycothiol dehydrogenase — protein MPHEVRAVVAQKKGAPVEVQTIVVPDPGPGEVLVSVQACGVCHTDLHYREGAINDDFPFLLGHEAAGTVEAVGADVDGLVPGDCVVIAWRAPCGACRSCLRGRPWYCFDSRNATRPMTLLDGTPLSPALGIGAFAEKTLVAAGQAVKVDPAARPEAVALIGCGVMAGYGAAVNTGGVGRGDTVAVIGCGGVGNAAVAGAALAGARRVIAVDIDDAKLDGATRFGATHTVNSRGTDPVAAVRELTGGHGVDVAIDAVGTPATYGQAFYMRDHAGVLVQVGVPDPEMTIDLPLIDLFSRGGALKSSWYGDCLPTRDFPILVDQYLTRRLDLGGFVSETITLDQVEEAFARMQRGEVLRSVVVL, from the coding sequence GTGCCCCACGAGGTCCGTGCCGTCGTCGCCCAGAAGAAGGGCGCGCCCGTCGAGGTGCAGACGATCGTCGTGCCAGATCCCGGCCCCGGAGAGGTTCTCGTCTCCGTACAGGCCTGCGGGGTCTGCCACACGGATCTGCACTACCGGGAGGGCGCGATCAACGACGACTTCCCGTTCCTGCTCGGCCATGAGGCGGCCGGCACCGTCGAGGCGGTCGGCGCCGACGTCGACGGCCTCGTCCCCGGCGACTGTGTCGTGATCGCCTGGCGCGCCCCCTGCGGGGCCTGCCGCTCCTGTCTCCGCGGCCGCCCCTGGTACTGCTTCGACTCGCGCAACGCGACCCGACCCATGACGCTCCTGGACGGCACACCGCTGAGCCCCGCACTCGGGATCGGCGCCTTCGCCGAGAAGACGCTGGTCGCCGCCGGGCAGGCCGTGAAGGTCGACCCGGCGGCCCGCCCCGAGGCCGTCGCCCTGATCGGCTGCGGTGTGATGGCGGGTTACGGGGCCGCGGTGAACACCGGCGGAGTGGGCCGCGGCGACACCGTCGCCGTCATCGGCTGCGGCGGCGTGGGGAACGCCGCGGTCGCCGGGGCTGCCCTGGCCGGGGCCCGCCGCGTCATCGCCGTCGACATCGACGACGCCAAGCTGGACGGGGCCACGCGGTTCGGCGCGACGCACACCGTCAACTCGCGCGGCACGGACCCCGTCGCGGCGGTCCGGGAGCTGACCGGCGGCCACGGAGTCGACGTCGCCATCGACGCCGTCGGCACTCCGGCGACGTACGGACAGGCCTTCTACATGCGTGATCACGCGGGCGTCCTCGTCCAGGTCGGCGTGCCCGACCCGGAGATGACGATCGACCTGCCGCTGATCGACCTGTTCTCGCGCGGCGGCGCCCTCAAGTCGTCCTGGTACGGCGACTGCCTGCCCACCAGGGACTTTCCGATCCTCGTGGATCAGTACCTCACCCGCCGTCTCGACCTCGGCGGATTCGTCTCCGAGACCATCACGCTCGATCAGGTGGAGGAGGCGTTCGCGAGGATGCAACGGGGCGAAGTGCTGCGGTCGGTGGTGGTCCTGTGA
- a CDS encoding IclR family transcriptional regulator, whose product MTGDRKQADQDRAPRGEPREKQPKGAAGSVQSVDRAVSVLEILARHGEAGVTEIADELGVHKSTAFRLLGVLENRGLVGQAKDRGKYFLGAGILRLAGAAAVRMDISQEGGPVCRELADELGETVNIAVLDDDAAVNIMQARGPASVTAQNWLGRRTPLHATSSGKVLLAHLPTTLREGLLARTLPRLTDHTVTGTVALRGELEAVVEQGFAVAVEELEVGLAAVAAPVRAHDGKVIGALSASGPVYRLTEDRLTELGKRTVAAAVELSRRMGYGF is encoded by the coding sequence ATGACGGGCGACCGGAAACAGGCTGATCAGGACAGGGCACCCCGCGGTGAGCCGCGGGAGAAACAGCCGAAGGGGGCGGCCGGATCCGTCCAGTCCGTGGACCGCGCGGTGAGCGTCCTGGAGATCCTCGCGCGACACGGCGAGGCCGGAGTCACCGAGATCGCCGACGAGTTGGGCGTCCACAAGTCGACGGCTTTCCGGTTGCTCGGCGTGCTGGAGAACCGGGGCCTGGTCGGGCAGGCGAAGGACCGCGGGAAGTACTTCCTGGGCGCGGGGATACTCCGCCTCGCGGGGGCGGCGGCAGTGCGCATGGACATCTCCCAGGAGGGCGGCCCCGTCTGTCGCGAGCTCGCGGACGAGCTGGGCGAGACGGTCAACATCGCGGTCCTGGACGACGACGCCGCGGTCAACATCATGCAGGCCCGCGGCCCGGCGTCGGTGACGGCGCAGAACTGGCTGGGCCGGCGCACCCCGCTCCATGCCACCTCCAGCGGAAAGGTGCTCCTCGCCCATCTGCCGACCACCCTGCGCGAAGGCCTGCTGGCCCGCACCCTGCCGCGGCTGACCGACCACACGGTGACCGGCACGGTGGCGCTGCGCGGGGAGCTGGAGGCCGTGGTGGAACAGGGCTTCGCCGTGGCCGTCGAGGAGCTGGAGGTGGGCCTCGCCGCCGTCGCGGCGCCGGTGCGCGCGCACGACGGCAAGGTGATCGGCGCCCTCAGCGCATCCGGTCCCGTCTACCGGCTGACCGAGGACCGGCTGACCGAGCTCGGCAAGCGCACCGTCGCCGCCGCCGTCGAGCTCTCCCGGCGGATGGGGTACGGCTTCTGA
- a CDS encoding bifunctional 3-phenylpropionate/cinnamic acid dioxygenase ferredoxin subunit, with protein sequence MIPVCRLEDLPAGDSVRLDITPPVAVFNADGELYAIDDTCSHQDASLSEGWLEGCLIECPLHAASFDLRTGKPACLPARRPVRTHQVYVEDGVIHVLVASDAGATGDGGTGAAEKGSAA encoded by the coding sequence ATGATCCCCGTATGCCGCCTCGAAGACCTTCCCGCGGGCGACTCCGTCCGCCTCGACATCACACCGCCCGTCGCGGTGTTCAACGCCGACGGCGAGCTCTACGCCATCGACGACACGTGCAGCCATCAGGATGCCTCCCTGTCGGAGGGATGGCTGGAGGGCTGCCTGATCGAATGCCCCCTGCACGCCGCCTCCTTCGATCTTCGCACCGGCAAGCCTGCCTGCCTGCCCGCACGCCGCCCCGTCCGCACCCACCAGGTGTACGTGGAGGACGGCGTCATCCACGTGCTCGTCGCCTCCGACGCGGGAGCCACGGGTGATGGCGGCACGGGCGCCGCCGAGAAGGGGTCCGCGGCATGA
- a CDS encoding NAD(P)/FAD-dependent oxidoreductase yields MRTVIVVGASLAGLYAARELRAQGFDGRLVVIGAEPHAPYDRPPLSKGFLTGSGSGTADESHIALADAEETAELAAEWLLGARARSLDVRGRTVVLDDGRTVAGDGLVIATGASARRLPGPPLAGVHTLRTLDDARALRAELTCGPRRVVVIGGGFIGAETASSCVALGHDVTVVEAAPLPLVAQLGPEMASVCAGLHARGGVRLLTGVGVAGLRGAEGAEGAGASDPGAAGARTSEAVRAGRSVTAVELTDGRLLPADVVVVGIGATPNTAWLAGSPLAVDDGVLCDDGCVTALPQVVAVGDVARVGGVRAEHWTSATEQPRAAVRNLLAGHTVDTAHALPYFWSDQYGSRIQFAGRRSDGDSVRIVEGSPDGLGGDPSAGVRGEGFLAVYERAGRTTAVLAVDRARPFMKVRRGLAAERAAELAGV; encoded by the coding sequence ATGAGGACCGTCATCGTGGTGGGCGCCTCGCTCGCCGGTCTGTACGCGGCCAGGGAGCTGCGCGCCCAGGGGTTCGACGGTCGCTTGGTCGTCATCGGCGCCGAACCGCACGCGCCGTACGACCGACCTCCCTTGTCCAAAGGCTTCCTCACCGGGTCCGGCTCCGGCACAGCGGACGAGAGCCACATCGCCCTCGCGGACGCGGAGGAGACGGCCGAACTCGCCGCCGAGTGGCTGCTCGGCGCGCGGGCCAGGTCCCTCGACGTGCGCGGCCGCACGGTCGTCCTCGATGACGGTCGCACCGTGGCGGGCGACGGCCTCGTCATCGCCACCGGCGCGTCGGCCCGGCGTCTTCCCGGGCCTCCGCTCGCGGGCGTCCACACCCTGCGCACGCTGGACGACGCCCGCGCACTGCGGGCGGAGCTGACGTGCGGGCCGCGTCGGGTCGTGGTGATCGGCGGCGGCTTCATCGGCGCCGAGACCGCGTCCTCGTGCGTGGCCCTCGGGCATGACGTCACCGTCGTCGAGGCCGCGCCGCTGCCCCTCGTGGCCCAACTCGGCCCCGAGATGGCCTCGGTGTGCGCGGGCCTGCATGCGCGCGGTGGGGTCAGGTTGCTCACGGGGGTGGGCGTGGCGGGGCTCCGGGGCGCGGAGGGAGCGGAGGGTGCGGGTGCGTCTGATCCGGGCGCGGCTGGTGCGCGTACCTCGGAAGCCGTCCGGGCCGGCCGCTCCGTCACAGCCGTCGAACTGACCGACGGGCGGCTGCTGCCCGCCGACGTGGTCGTCGTCGGTATCGGGGCGACCCCCAACACGGCCTGGCTCGCGGGCTCCCCTCTCGCGGTGGACGACGGCGTCCTGTGCGACGACGGCTGCGTGACGGCGTTGCCCCAGGTGGTCGCCGTCGGCGACGTCGCCAGGGTGGGCGGAGTCCGCGCCGAGCACTGGACGAGTGCCACGGAGCAACCCCGCGCAGCCGTACGCAACTTGCTCGCCGGGCACACGGTCGACACGGCGCACGCTCTGCCCTACTTCTGGTCGGACCAGTACGGCTCCCGCATCCAGTTCGCCGGCCGCAGGAGCGACGGGGACTCCGTACGCATCGTCGAGGGCTCGCCGGACGGACTGGGCGGCGACCCGTCGGCGGGCGTGCGCGGAGAGGGGTTCCTCGCCGTCTACGAACGCGCGGGACGGACCACGGCGGTTCTCGCGGTCGACCGCGCCCGTCCCTTCATGAAGGTGCGCAGGGGCCTGGCCGCGGAACGGGCGGCGGAGCTCGCCGGAGTCTGA
- a CDS encoding nitrate- and nitrite sensing domain-containing protein, with protein MRFRGKSIRRKIVALLLVPLLSLTAIWAFTTVITGRQALDLVDSVNVVDKLAYPVEDTARVIQQERRQTLVYLADPRASDAMAALRRSRTATDDMIDKIRANARHPDVRDGVSGESRRRLNELVEAFDTIAPLRRGVEEGTVTRAGAMKMYTKLIDPYFDLLSTLNGFSGLDDMKYDQQGRALVGATRARELLSREDAMVGSALVAGRITKSEIRQVTELRAQRGLLVEVNFAQVPEDERVRYERYWNGTEATQLRKAEQAIIESGAGTPRAVTSAHWDQAAGRVLKHLSESNMEATDRFQDRVEPAAVRVIVRVIAAGVLGLLALLVSLFLSVRIGRSLIRDLRRLRLEAHEASGVRLPGVLRRLAAGEQVDVETEAPRLTYGKDEIGQVGQALNTLQRAAVEATVKQADLRRGVSEVFVNLARRSQVLLHKQLTLLDTMERRTEDTDELADLFRLDHLTTRMRRHAEGLVILSGAAPSRQWRKPVQLMDVVRAAVAEVEDYERIEVRRLPRIAVTGPAVADLTHLMAELLENATVFSPPHTAVQVLGEHVANGFTLEIHDRGLGMTPDALLDANLRLAETPEFELSDTDRLGLFVVSRLAQRQRVRVSLQPSPYGGTTAVVFIPDSLLTDDVPETDGTGFRLDRARTKEAVPGADQNVDRAAALAQVPVQLPGLPASVLDGPVELEAPVGMADLGGFPGSLDDEDSERGGLFRPRRRVAGTPGEQHQQARDDREASRAEPTRRDTAPADDDSAEDAHSQGPVPLPRRRTPKLVRSNGRPVTHARPQDSRFPDDRSQESRLSGGRAQENRLSEDSRFSEDNRSRTDNRFPSDSRFWTDRRFPEDGSTESRPLDPAAEDEMPSPERSRQQPSWPDLSPPHRDVTAVDDAPTDLPSRGRRAPAEGRAGDPSTTTTVGGLPRRVRQANLAPQLKDGPDHRSPRAETRPEERDAEEVRSRMASLQRGWQRGRDENAAGDDATNGTAPGTTPEGDGR; from the coding sequence ATGCGCTTTCGCGGGAAGTCCATCCGCAGGAAGATCGTGGCGCTGCTGCTCGTGCCGCTGCTCTCCCTCACGGCGATCTGGGCCTTCACCACAGTGATCACCGGCCGCCAGGCGCTGGACCTCGTCGACTCGGTCAACGTGGTCGACAAGCTCGCCTACCCGGTCGAGGACACGGCGCGCGTGATCCAGCAGGAGCGCCGCCAGACCCTCGTCTACCTCGCCGACCCGCGGGCCTCGGACGCGATGGCCGCGCTGCGCCGCAGCCGCACGGCGACCGACGACATGATCGACAAGATCCGGGCCAACGCCCGGCACCCGGACGTCCGGGACGGCGTCAGCGGGGAATCGCGCAGGCGGCTCAACGAGCTCGTCGAAGCCTTCGACACCATCGCCCCGCTGCGCCGCGGTGTCGAAGAGGGCACGGTCACCCGGGCCGGCGCCATGAAGATGTACACCAAGCTGATCGACCCCTACTTCGACCTGTTGAGCACCCTCAACGGCTTCTCCGGTCTCGACGACATGAAGTACGACCAGCAGGGTCGTGCGCTCGTCGGCGCCACCCGCGCGCGTGAGCTGCTGTCCCGTGAGGACGCGATGGTCGGCTCGGCGCTCGTCGCGGGGCGCATCACCAAGTCCGAGATCCGTCAGGTCACCGAGCTCCGGGCGCAGCGCGGACTCCTCGTCGAAGTGAACTTCGCCCAGGTCCCAGAGGACGAACGCGTCCGCTACGAGCGCTACTGGAACGGCACCGAGGCCACCCAGCTGCGCAAGGCCGAGCAGGCGATCATCGAGTCCGGGGCAGGCACCCCGCGGGCGGTCACATCGGCCCACTGGGACCAGGCCGCAGGCCGCGTCCTCAAGCACCTCTCCGAGAGCAACATGGAGGCGACCGACCGCTTCCAGGACCGCGTCGAGCCCGCGGCCGTCCGCGTGATCGTCCGCGTCATCGCGGCCGGCGTGCTCGGCCTGCTCGCCCTGCTGGTCTCCCTCTTCCTGTCCGTACGCATCGGCCGCAGCCTCATCAGGGACCTGCGACGCCTGCGACTCGAGGCCCATGAGGCGTCCGGCGTCCGGCTGCCCGGCGTACTGCGCCGCCTGGCCGCGGGCGAGCAGGTCGACGTGGAGACCGAGGCGCCCCGCCTGACGTACGGCAAGGACGAGATCGGGCAGGTCGGCCAGGCCCTCAACACCCTGCAGCGCGCCGCCGTCGAAGCCACCGTCAAACAGGCCGACCTGCGCCGCGGCGTCTCCGAGGTCTTCGTCAACCTCGCCCGCCGCAGCCAGGTCCTGCTGCACAAGCAGCTCACGCTCCTGGACACCATGGAGCGCAGGACCGAGGACACCGACGAACTCGCCGACCTGTTCCGGCTCGACCACCTGACCACCCGCATGCGGCGGCACGCCGAGGGCCTCGTCATCCTGTCCGGCGCCGCTCCTTCACGTCAGTGGCGCAAGCCCGTCCAGCTCATGGACGTCGTCCGCGCGGCCGTCGCCGAGGTCGAGGACTACGAACGCATCGAGGTGCGCCGCCTGCCCCGCATCGCGGTCACCGGACCCGCGGTCGCCGACCTCACGCACCTCATGGCGGAACTCCTGGAGAACGCCACGGTGTTCTCGCCCCCGCACACCGCCGTACAGGTACTCGGAGAGCACGTCGCCAACGGCTTTACCCTGGAGATCCACGACCGGGGCCTCGGCATGACTCCCGACGCCCTCCTGGACGCCAACCTGCGCCTCGCGGAGACCCCCGAGTTCGAGCTCTCCGACACCGACCGTCTCGGCCTGTTCGTGGTCAGCCGGCTCGCGCAGCGCCAGCGTGTCCGTGTCTCGCTGCAGCCCTCGCCGTACGGCGGCACGACCGCCGTCGTGTTCATCCCCGACTCCCTGCTCACCGACGACGTGCCGGAGACCGACGGGACGGGCTTCCGGCTCGACCGGGCACGGACCAAGGAAGCCGTGCCGGGCGCCGACCAGAACGTCGACCGTGCCGCGGCCCTCGCGCAGGTGCCCGTGCAGCTGCCGGGCCTGCCCGCGTCCGTCCTCGACGGCCCCGTCGAGCTGGAGGCGCCCGTCGGCATGGCGGACCTCGGCGGCTTCCCCGGGTCCCTCGACGACGAGGACAGCGAGCGCGGCGGCCTCTTCCGGCCCCGCCGCCGGGTGGCGGGCACACCCGGAGAACAGCACCAGCAGGCCCGCGACGACCGCGAGGCGAGCCGCGCCGAGCCGACCCGCCGGGACACCGCACCCGCCGACGACGACTCCGCCGAGGACGCCCACTCCCAAGGCCCTGTTCCGCTGCCGCGCCGCAGGACCCCGAAGCTGGTCCGCTCCAACGGCCGCCCGGTGACGCACGCCAGGCCACAGGACAGCCGCTTCCCCGACGACAGGTCGCAGGAAAGCCGCCTCTCCGGAGGCAGAGCCCAGGAGAACCGCCTCTCCGAAGACAGCCGTTTCTCCGAGGACAACCGCTCCCGGACGGACAACCGTTTTCCGTCGGACAGCCGCTTTTGGACCGACCGCCGTTTCCCGGAGGACGGGTCTACGGAGAGCAGGCCCCTGGACCCGGCCGCCGAGGACGAGATGCCGTCCCCGGAGCGCTCGCGGCAGCAGCCCTCCTGGCCCGACCTGTCGCCTCCGCACCGTGACGTCACGGCCGTCGACGACGCGCCGACCGACCTGCCGTCACGCGGCCGCCGCGCCCCGGCCGAGGGCCGCGCCGGGGACCCGAGCACCACGACCACGGTGGGCGGACTGCCCCGCCGTGTCCGGCAGGCCAACCTGGCCCCGCAGTTGAAGGACGGACCCGACCACCGTTCCCCGCGCGCCGAGACCCGGCCCGAGGAGCGGGACGCCGAAGAGGTACGCAGCCGCATGGCATCGCTCCAGCGGGGCTGGCAGCGCGGCCGCGACGAGAACGCCGCGGGCGACGACGCCACGAACGGCACAGCACCAGGAACGACACCCGAGGGGGACGGTCGATGA
- a CDS encoding roadblock/LC7 domain-containing protein has product MTAPNADARTTTTGGRGELNWLLDDLVQRVASIRKALVLSGDGLPTGVSKNLTREDSEHLAAVASGFHSLAKGVGRHFEAGRVRQTVVELDDAFLFVTAAGDGSCLAVLADADSDVGLVAYEMTLLVKRVGVHLGTAPRTDLPAGG; this is encoded by the coding sequence ATGACCGCACCGAATGCCGACGCACGCACCACCACGACCGGGGGACGGGGTGAGCTGAACTGGCTCCTCGACGACCTGGTGCAGCGCGTCGCCAGCATCCGCAAGGCACTCGTGCTCTCCGGAGACGGCCTGCCGACCGGTGTGTCGAAGAATCTGACGAGGGAGGACAGCGAGCACCTCGCCGCGGTCGCCTCCGGGTTCCACAGCCTCGCCAAGGGCGTGGGGCGGCACTTCGAGGCGGGCAGGGTCCGCCAGACCGTGGTCGAGCTCGACGACGCCTTCCTGTTCGTCACGGCCGCGGGCGACGGCAGCTGCCTCGCCGTCCTCGCGGACGCGGATTCCGACGTCGGTCTGGTCGCGTACGAAATGACGCTGCTGGTCAAGCGGGTAGGCGTGCACCTGGGTACGGCACCGCGCACGGATCTGCCCGCCGGGGGGTAG
- a CDS encoding DUF742 domain-containing protein, with the protein MSEDGRGTKRTTTARNLPRAQESPRWFDDDAGPVVRPYAMTRGRTTSNGQHRLDLIAVVVTEAHAYDVPETDRTLSPEHVDIVGLCRDTPQSVAELAAELDLPIGVVRVLIGDLVDDELVHVTRPVPPAELPDESILRDVISGLRAL; encoded by the coding sequence ATGAGCGAAGACGGTCGAGGGACGAAGAGAACCACAACGGCGCGGAATTTACCGCGGGCGCAGGAGTCGCCCCGCTGGTTCGACGACGACGCGGGCCCCGTGGTGCGGCCGTACGCCATGACGCGCGGCCGCACCACGAGCAACGGACAGCACCGGCTCGACCTGATCGCGGTCGTCGTCACCGAGGCCCACGCGTACGACGTCCCGGAGACCGATCGGACGCTGTCTCCGGAGCATGTGGACATCGTCGGGCTGTGCCGTGACACGCCTCAGTCGGTCGCCGAGCTGGCGGCCGAACTCGACCTGCCCATCGGCGTGGTCCGCGTCCTCATAGGGGACCTCGTCGACGACGAACTGGTGCACGTGACGCGTCCCGTGCCCCCCGCCGAGCTGCCGGACGAGAGCATCCTGCGCGATGTCATCAGCGGCCTCCGGGCGCTCTGA
- a CDS encoding GTP-binding protein: MIFKRTERDKAPVEPVTLKILVAGGFGVGKTTLVGAVSEIKPLRTEETLSEAGRPIDDTSGVAGKHTTTVAMDFGRITLREDLVLYLFGTPGQDRFWFLWDELSTGALGAVVLADTRRLEDCFAAVDYFERRSIPFVVGVNCFDGANRYPADVVRQALDLDADVPVVLCDARDRESVKEVLIDVVEHAMAAAAAAREPVTT, encoded by the coding sequence ATGATCTTCAAGCGCACTGAGCGCGACAAGGCCCCCGTCGAGCCGGTCACGCTGAAGATCCTCGTGGCCGGCGGCTTCGGCGTCGGCAAGACGACGCTGGTCGGCGCGGTCAGTGAGATCAAGCCGCTGCGCACCGAGGAGACCCTCAGCGAGGCAGGCCGGCCCATCGACGACACCAGTGGTGTCGCGGGCAAGCACACCACCACGGTGGCCATGGACTTCGGCCGCATCACGCTCCGCGAGGACCTGGTCCTGTACCTCTTCGGCACGCCCGGACAGGACCGGTTCTGGTTCCTCTGGGACGAGCTGTCGACCGGCGCGCTGGGTGCGGTCGTCCTCGCCGACACGCGGCGCCTCGAGGACTGCTTCGCCGCGGTGGACTACTTCGAACGGCGCTCCATCCCCTTCGTCGTCGGCGTCAACTGTTTCGACGGCGCCAACCGTTACCCGGCCGACGTCGTACGCCAGGCCCTGGACCTCGACGCCGACGTGCCCGTGGTGCTGTGCGACGCGCGTGACCGCGAAAGCGTCAAGGAAGTCCTCATCGACGTCGTCGAACACGCGATGGCGGCGGCCGCGGCGGCTCGGGAACCCGTCACTACGTAG